The proteins below come from a single Bacteroidia bacterium genomic window:
- a CDS encoding homogentisate 1,2-dioxygenase has protein sequence DDFLDSRKILLLNSDINFGLAAPKQSMKNYFYKNADADELLFIHKGTGKLKTFLGTIPFEYGDYLIIPRGMIYQIEFDTTDNRLLFVESFSPIYTPNRYRNPFGQLLEHSPYCERDLKLPQDLETHDEKGDFIIKIKKEGMLHEVVYATHPFDVVGWDGYNFPYGFSIHNFEPITGRVHQPPPVHQTFESSHFVVCSFCPRLYDYHPLSIPAPYNHSNIDSDEVLYYVDGDFMSRNNIKQGYITLHPKGITHGPAPGAMERSIGHTSTKELAVMVDTFRPLMVTKEAMGIDDGKYYKSWVE, from the coding sequence GATGATTTTTTAGACAGCCGAAAAATTTTATTGTTGAACAGTGACATAAATTTCGGACTGGCTGCGCCAAAGCAGAGCATGAAAAATTATTTTTACAAAAATGCGGATGCGGACGAACTCCTTTTTATTCACAAAGGAACAGGAAAATTAAAAACTTTTCTGGGAACAATTCCTTTTGAATACGGCGATTACCTGATTATCCCGCGTGGAATGATTTATCAAATCGAATTTGACACAACGGACAATCGCTTATTATTTGTAGAAAGTTTTTCTCCGATTTATACGCCGAATCGTTACCGCAATCCTTTCGGACAATTATTGGAGCATTCACCTTATTGCGAGCGTGATTTAAAGCTTCCGCAAGATTTAGAAACGCACGATGAAAAAGGTGATTTTATCATCAAAATAAAAAAAGAAGGAATGTTGCACGAAGTAGTTTATGCGACACATCCTTTTGATGTAGTGGGTTGGGACGGTTACAATTTCCCTTACGGATTTTCCATTCATAATTTTGAGCCGATTACTGGACGCGTGCATCAGCCGCCACCTGTTCACCAAACATTTGAGTCCAGCCATTTTGTGGTGTGTTCATTTTGTCCGCGTTTGTACGATTATCATCCGCTTTCTATTCCTGCGCCATACAATCACAGCAATATAGACAGTGACGAAGTATTGTATTATGTGGATGGAGATTTTATGAGTCGCAATAATATTAAACAAGGATATATTACTTTACATCCAAAAGGTATTACGCACGGACCAGCGCCTGGAGCGATGGAGCGCAGTATAGGACATACATCCACAAAAGAATTAGCTGTAATGGTAGATACTTTTCGACCATTGATGGTTACAAAGGAAGCGATGGGAATTGACGATGGAAAATATTATAAAAGTTGGGTAGAATAA